Proteins from one Planctomyces sp. SH-PL62 genomic window:
- a CDS encoding GDYXXLXY domain-containing protein yields the protein MSLPEPKPAASSALADPDFGASARPRGPFATRESKLLIAAAAFQLLVLGWMIGGTLLAFRETRTVLLKVEPVDPRDLFRGEYVILAYDFGRVPPEGIEGLPGPFTAENFDDWHDRPVFVPLIPEEGGMGRYAAGPPRSTPPPDGVPFLQGTLEEPSRIVFGIETYYVQEGGGAPYEAAARDHKLWARVALNRSGHGTLQGLEID from the coding sequence ATGTCCCTGCCTGAACCCAAGCCCGCCGCCTCCTCCGCGCTCGCCGACCCGGATTTCGGCGCCTCGGCGCGGCCTCGGGGGCCGTTCGCGACCCGCGAGTCCAAGCTCCTGATCGCGGCGGCGGCGTTCCAGCTCCTCGTCCTGGGCTGGATGATCGGCGGGACGTTGCTGGCGTTTCGCGAGACGCGGACCGTCCTCCTGAAAGTCGAGCCGGTCGATCCCCGCGACCTGTTCCGGGGCGAGTACGTGATCCTCGCCTATGACTTCGGCCGCGTCCCCCCCGAGGGGATCGAGGGCCTCCCCGGCCCTTTCACGGCCGAGAATTTCGACGACTGGCACGATCGCCCCGTCTTCGTGCCGCTGATCCCCGAGGAGGGCGGGATGGGCCGATACGCCGCCGGCCCCCCCAGAAGCACGCCTCCGCCGGACGGCGTTCCTTTCCTCCAGGGGACGCTGGAAGAGCCCTCGCGGATCGTCTTCGGCATCGAGACCTACTACGTCCAGGAGGGGGGAGGAGCCCCCTACGAAGCCGCCGCCCGCGACCACAAGCTCTGGGCCCGCGTCGCCCTGAACCGCTCCGGCCATGGGACGCTGCAGGGGCTCGAGATCGATTGA
- a CDS encoding DUF1328 domain-containing protein codes for MLRWAIVFFVLALIAGFLGFGGMQSDLAGIAKILVFVFLVLFVVALVMGRSGPPAV; via the coding sequence ATGTTGCGCTGGGCTATCGTCTTCTTCGTGCTCGCGCTGATCGCGGGCTTCCTGGGCTTTGGCGGCATGCAGAGCGACCTGGCGGGGATCGCCAAGATCCTGGTCTTCGTCTTCCTCGTGCTGTTCGTGGTCGCGCTGGTCATGGGCCGTTCCGGTCCACCCGCCGTATAA
- a CDS encoding DUF4349 domain-containing protein, translated as MQSPASFLLTMVLLPLTGCGEAGYEAQMKTAEAPAASHYANYKVPAPGQVISADSDGGGGMAGGMMGMHAATAPEAPAEAAAPTDAGISRKVIYDATLDLAVDAVDPVAAMVGELVASSGGYIAEENMTGSPGSLRSQFWRLRVPVDRFDGLVRSIMALGELVQFNRKSQDVTAEFYDVEARIKNKLVEEETLKKILEERSGQLEEVLKVEVELARVRGEVEQMQGRLRVLQNLSSLATLTLTIRERDRFQPPAPVVADFPTQLARTWQSSLTRLLDLGKALTIFVVGQVVWLPFYAIGLVLMWWGLRRLIAIARTPRPTTSTPPAV; from the coding sequence ATGCAATCACCCGCCAGCTTCCTCCTGACCATGGTGCTCCTCCCGCTGACCGGCTGCGGCGAGGCGGGATACGAGGCGCAGATGAAGACGGCGGAAGCCCCTGCGGCGTCGCATTACGCCAATTACAAGGTGCCGGCCCCCGGCCAGGTGATCTCGGCGGACTCCGACGGAGGTGGGGGGATGGCGGGGGGCATGATGGGGATGCACGCCGCGACGGCACCCGAGGCACCGGCCGAGGCCGCTGCGCCCACAGACGCCGGAATCTCCCGCAAGGTCATCTACGACGCCACGCTCGACCTGGCCGTCGATGCGGTGGACCCCGTGGCCGCCATGGTCGGCGAGCTGGTCGCCTCGTCGGGCGGGTACATCGCCGAGGAGAACATGACCGGCTCGCCGGGCTCGCTCCGCTCGCAATTCTGGCGGCTCCGCGTCCCGGTCGACCGCTTCGACGGCCTCGTCCGCTCGATCATGGCGCTGGGCGAACTCGTGCAGTTCAACCGCAAGTCCCAGGACGTCACCGCCGAGTTCTACGACGTCGAGGCCCGGATCAAGAACAAGCTGGTCGAGGAGGAGACGCTCAAGAAGATCCTGGAAGAACGCTCGGGCCAGCTTGAAGAGGTGCTGAAGGTGGAGGTGGAACTCGCCCGCGTCCGGGGCGAGGTCGAGCAGATGCAGGGCCGCCTCCGCGTGCTCCAGAACCTCTCTTCGCTCGCCACCCTGACGCTGACGATCCGCGAGCGCGACCGCTTCCAGCCCCCCGCGCCCGTCGTGGCCGACTTCCCCACGCAGTTGGCGCGCACCTGGCAGAGCTCGCTCACCCGCTTGCTCGACCTGGGCAAGGCCCTGACGATCTTCGTCGTCGGCCAGGTCGTCTGGTTGCCGTTCTACGCGATCGGGCTCGTGCTGATGTGGTGGGGCCTACGACGCCTGATCGCCATCGCCCGGACGCCCCGGCCGACCACCTCGACGCCTCCGGCCGTCTGA
- a CDS encoding PEP-CTERM sorting domain-containing protein: MRRLGALARFGFAPAAFLGLGLGSASAGLVLTVEAPGRQETSVAGVTTERFESFATGWTSSLSTAVGSITSGNMFVLNADQYGGAGGTGKYLAVGGGNDPTTLQFNAAQAYFGFWWSAADPSNYLEIYSGSALLARFDPTTALEALSYEYKGNPTAPFEGWNYGEKYAYLNFAGTAGTTFDRVVFMNPNSGSRLELDNFSIRNAAVDGLPGTVIDGVEAVPEPSSFAMAGVASALALGFAARRGRKAR, encoded by the coding sequence ATGCGGAGATTGGGCGCCTTGGCTCGATTCGGGTTTGCGCCCGCGGCTTTCCTGGGCCTCGGGTTGGGTTCGGCCTCGGCGGGGTTGGTGCTCACCGTCGAGGCCCCGGGACGGCAGGAGACCTCCGTGGCCGGGGTGACCACCGAACGGTTCGAGAGCTTCGCGACCGGCTGGACGAGTTCGCTGTCGACGGCCGTGGGGTCGATCACCTCGGGGAACATGTTCGTCCTGAACGCCGACCAGTACGGCGGCGCGGGGGGGACTGGGAAGTATCTGGCGGTCGGCGGCGGGAACGACCCGACGACGTTGCAGTTCAACGCCGCGCAGGCGTATTTCGGCTTCTGGTGGTCGGCGGCCGATCCATCGAATTATCTCGAAATCTACTCGGGCTCGGCCCTGCTCGCCAGATTCGACCCCACGACGGCCCTGGAGGCGCTGTCGTACGAGTACAAGGGGAATCCGACGGCCCCCTTCGAGGGCTGGAACTACGGCGAGAAGTACGCGTACCTGAACTTCGCCGGGACCGCCGGGACGACGTTCGACCGGGTCGTCTTCATGAACCCCAACAGCGGCAGTCGACTGGAGTTGGACAATTTCAGCATCCGAAACGCGGCCGTCGACGGGCTGCCGGGGACCGTGATCGACGGCGTCGAAGCCGTCCCCGAGCCCTCCTCGTTCGCGATGGCCGGGGTGGCGTCGGCGCTCGCCCTGGGCTTCGCCGCCCGTCGGGGGAGGAAGGCCCGCTGA
- the asnB gene encoding asparagine synthase (glutamine-hydrolyzing), with amino-acid sequence MCGICGAVWSDPALALGEDRLAAMMDRIVHRGPDDAGVHRDAHAALGFRRLAIVDLPGGRQPLSNEDGTVWTVFNGEIYNFPALRHRLEARGHTLRSTGDTEVLVHLYEDEGPAMFGLLRGMFALAIWDAPRRTLTLARDRMGQKPLLYRNHGGRLTFASELKALLALPESEIPRRVDPAAVDQYLTLGYIPHPRTILQGVHKLPPGHFAVWRDGGLRIERYWNPDWNLERRRPFEEDAEELRATLDSAVREQMIADVPLGAFLSGGVDSTIIAGLMQRASTRPVKTFAIGFPDPAYDETAFAEAAAKAIGTEHRTFRVEPEAWQTLPALARQFDEPFADSSALPTWHVARETRREVTVALTGDAGDELFGGYDRYRALALTELFQRLPVGARALGRMTARILPRSGKAKSRLRALERVFERIDEPASRRYLGWMTTFDEDQRLALYADDQLDRLASYASGLDDPESADPASILDRALAEASGRDVVTRAMACDLLTYLPGDLLHKVDMASMAHGLECRGPFLDHRVVELAAAMPIDRKMRIRPGRSKVVLKRAFADLIPEPIRTRRKMGFGVPVGRWFRDELKSELTEVLLDRSTLERGLFRPDQIRNLVDEHTSGRREHGHRLWALLMLELWMRNHLDPT; translated from the coding sequence ATGTGCGGTATCTGCGGAGCAGTCTGGAGCGATCCGGCCTTGGCACTGGGGGAGGACCGTCTGGCGGCGATGATGGACCGGATCGTCCATCGCGGGCCCGACGACGCCGGCGTCCATCGCGACGCCCATGCGGCGCTGGGATTCCGAAGGCTGGCGATCGTCGACCTGCCGGGGGGCCGTCAGCCCCTCTCGAACGAGGATGGCACCGTCTGGACCGTCTTCAACGGCGAGATCTACAACTTCCCCGCGCTCCGACACCGGCTCGAAGCCAGGGGCCACACCCTGCGATCGACCGGCGACACCGAGGTCCTCGTCCATCTCTATGAGGACGAGGGACCCGCGATGTTCGGCCTGCTCCGGGGCATGTTCGCGCTGGCGATCTGGGACGCCCCCCGGCGCACCCTGACCCTGGCCCGCGACCGGATGGGGCAGAAGCCGCTGCTGTATCGCAACCACGGCGGCCGGCTGACCTTCGCCAGCGAACTGAAGGCGCTCCTGGCGCTGCCGGAGTCCGAGATCCCCCGCCGCGTCGACCCGGCGGCCGTCGATCAGTACCTCACCCTGGGATACATCCCGCATCCCCGGACGATCCTCCAGGGGGTGCACAAGCTCCCGCCGGGCCACTTCGCGGTCTGGCGCGACGGCGGCCTCCGGATCGAACGCTACTGGAACCCGGACTGGAACCTGGAGCGTCGGCGGCCGTTCGAGGAAGACGCCGAGGAGCTTCGCGCCACCCTCGACTCCGCCGTGCGCGAGCAGATGATCGCCGACGTGCCGCTGGGCGCGTTCCTCTCCGGCGGCGTCGACTCGACGATCATCGCGGGGCTCATGCAGCGCGCCTCGACCCGGCCGGTGAAGACGTTCGCCATCGGCTTCCCCGACCCCGCCTACGACGAGACGGCCTTCGCCGAGGCCGCCGCGAAGGCGATCGGCACGGAGCACCGCACGTTCCGCGTCGAGCCGGAAGCGTGGCAGACCCTCCCGGCCCTGGCCCGGCAGTTCGACGAGCCGTTCGCCGACAGCTCGGCGCTGCCGACCTGGCACGTCGCCCGCGAGACCCGCCGCGAGGTCACCGTCGCCCTGACCGGCGACGCCGGCGACGAGCTGTTCGGCGGCTACGACCGCTACCGCGCCCTCGCCCTGACCGAACTCTTCCAGCGCCTTCCCGTCGGCGCCCGTGCACTCGGCCGGATGACGGCCCGCATCCTGCCCCGATCCGGCAAGGCCAAGTCGCGGCTGCGGGCGCTGGAGCGGGTCTTCGAGCGGATCGACGAGCCGGCGTCCCGACGCTACCTGGGCTGGATGACGACCTTCGACGAGGACCAACGGCTCGCGCTCTACGCCGACGACCAGCTCGACCGCCTCGCCTCCTACGCCTCGGGCCTGGACGACCCCGAATCGGCCGACCCCGCCTCGATCCTCGATCGCGCCCTCGCCGAGGCGTCGGGCCGCGACGTCGTGACCCGGGCCATGGCCTGCGACCTGCTCACCTACCTTCCCGGCGACCTTTTGCACAAGGTGGACATGGCGAGCATGGCCCACGGCCTTGAGTGTCGGGGGCCGTTCCTCGATCACCGCGTCGTCGAGCTGGCGGCGGCGATGCCCATCGACCGAAAGATGCGGATCCGACCTGGGCGATCCAAGGTGGTCCTCAAGCGCGCGTTCGCCGACCTCATCCCCGAACCCATCCGCACCCGCCGCAAGATGGGCTTCGGCGTCCCCGTCGGCCGCTGGTTCCGCGACGAGCTGAAATCCGAGCTGACCGAGGTCCTCCTCGACCGCTCCACCCTCGAACGCGGCCTCTTCCGCCCCGACCAGATCCGCAACCTCGTCGACGAGCACACCTCCGGCCGCCGCGAGCACGGCCACCGCCTCTGGGCCCTCCTCATGCTCGAACTCTGGATGCGGAACCACCTCGACCCGACTTGA
- a CDS encoding PLP-dependent cysteine synthase family protein, with translation MNTGARLPDVNHYLDRAAATPLIPVRLDPDGPTIWCKLEFLNPSGSTKDRIACHILHKAVRTGTVPPGGTVVEASSGSTSIAMALASAQLGLKFVAVMPEGVSRERRLMIEAYGGEVQFSPRGEGILGALAAAAAVADERGAFQPLQFENPDNPAAHRSRTTQEVLAQIPGGRVDAVVSGVGTGGTLVGLFEGLCDHGCSPTAFAARPVGGAAIGGAGAECCSFSGRIPGVIDGLSAIYTKFRADRAASLVELDVSDDESMEVARRLIRKGFPIGPSSGLNYRAAMTVAQRLGPEARILTVFPDRMERYFSTELFGATSQG, from the coding sequence GTGAACACCGGCGCCCGGCTTCCCGACGTCAACCACTATCTCGACCGCGCGGCGGCGACGCCGTTGATCCCCGTCCGGCTCGATCCGGACGGGCCGACGATCTGGTGCAAGCTCGAGTTCCTCAACCCCAGCGGCTCGACGAAGGACCGCATCGCCTGCCACATCCTGCACAAGGCGGTGCGCACCGGGACGGTCCCGCCGGGGGGGACCGTCGTCGAGGCGTCGAGCGGCTCGACGAGCATCGCCATGGCCCTGGCCTCGGCGCAGCTCGGCCTGAAGTTCGTCGCGGTCATGCCCGAGGGGGTCAGCCGCGAGCGCCGGCTGATGATCGAGGCGTACGGCGGTGAGGTCCAGTTCTCACCCCGAGGCGAGGGCATTCTCGGTGCCCTCGCCGCCGCGGCGGCCGTCGCCGACGAGCGCGGGGCGTTCCAGCCGCTCCAGTTCGAGAACCCGGACAACCCCGCCGCGCACCGGAGCCGCACCACCCAGGAAGTCCTGGCGCAGATCCCCGGCGGTCGGGTCGACGCCGTCGTCAGCGGGGTCGGCACCGGCGGGACGCTCGTCGGCCTGTTCGAGGGCCTGTGCGATCACGGCTGCTCGCCCACCGCCTTCGCCGCAAGGCCCGTCGGCGGCGCCGCGATCGGCGGGGCGGGGGCGGAGTGCTGCTCGTTCAGCGGTCGGATTCCCGGCGTGATCGACGGCCTCTCCGCCATCTACACGAAATTCCGCGCCGACCGCGCGGCGTCCCTGGTGGAGCTTGACGTCTCCGACGACGAATCCATGGAAGTCGCCCGTCGCCTGATCCGCAAGGGATTCCCCATCGGGCCCAGCTCCGGCCTCAACTACCGGGCCGCGATGACGGTCGCCCAACGCCTCGGGCCCGAAGCCCGCATCCTCACGGTCTTCCCCGACCGCATGGAACGCTATTTCTCCACCGAACTGTTCGGCGCGACCTCGCAAGGCTGA
- a CDS encoding right-handed parallel beta-helix repeat-containing protein, with protein MPIRVFPSSGRWSPLGRAVGLSPRRAGRRRANDRRRPTIENLEVRSLLSTMFVDDDWAGLSAGTVVDGKTIGTDAFATIQGAISMAVNGDEVRIAEGTYSGVVTISKSLDLVGAGADKVTLDVSAIASSYGVNITASEVGLSGMTVKGSKENAKLKYGIYSSGKSDVTLQNLVVHSMPSTGVNLIGSTDFTITGVTSRDNNGAGIFLTDVKRGTLTDVATSGNVWTGLAFSTAGRYHAIGIEGVVIAGASTFGEAATANGGVMFEESSWDDVGKVYDPSNPYPITFSTNPADGADVTFSTTTPLPYVLSGPQDDAWSVRRRFYASLDQGLDAASGAPDHYLNHDRVLATVGASGAARTFTVGPYATMSIQAAIDAADVGDTVHVQTGTYAENLAIDQAITLEGADGAILQPTSGAAVAITGIGSEASPIAVRGFQILGGEQGVRLHGEVGGVVLEDVLISGTTIGVDASDGAAVSGFQLRSSVITGNGTGLLIGEGAEEISINFSRIVGNASSALTNLSATAVDAVHNWWGSNAGPGSSATGAVTAAPYIVLSLSNPGPLVVGGSAGITVDLNHDSAGQDVSGLGRIPGLSLVHLTPDLGSLSEDLLALVDGVGSTLFSAGRTTGQATVTASLDGASASTSFDVLSPPLSLAGPASVDQGSTYTLSLLSDGSPVDVGLWRIDWGDGTIDFVSGGLATASHVYSGVPGARTISATATTTSGVFDARNTVSVRVLNVAPTVAIVGAPGSLNQGESVVAQAVGADLGGDALTYAWTVTREGVVVFTGDQATLAFAPVVPGEYVVSVTASDPHGASGHASQAVSVLNVAPTVVIPPIPEQIDAAATVSLTAQAADVNPSAVLTYAWTVLRNGTVVAVGDRAVLDFTPIFPGVYEAVVEVSDGEGGLVGRSVVFTAVTANAPPAVQQSVQDLVTRTDAVVREQEVRLAALTAQYGEAPPPTIRRLMQRIIQSTVRIQAMTNRRIFAIQRTFSRMARR; from the coding sequence ATGCCCATCCGCGTCTTCCCGTCTTCAGGTCGTTGGAGCCCCCTCGGTCGGGCGGTCGGACTTTCCCCCCGCCGCGCGGGCCGACGCCGGGCGAACGATCGCCGCCGGCCGACGATCGAAAACCTGGAGGTCCGATCGCTGCTCTCCACGATGTTCGTCGACGACGACTGGGCCGGCCTCTCGGCCGGGACCGTCGTCGACGGCAAGACCATCGGGACCGACGCCTTCGCGACCATCCAGGGCGCGATCTCCATGGCCGTCAACGGTGACGAGGTTCGGATCGCCGAGGGGACCTACTCCGGCGTCGTGACGATATCCAAGAGCCTGGACCTCGTCGGCGCCGGCGCGGACAAGGTCACCCTCGACGTCTCCGCCATCGCGTCCTCCTACGGCGTGAACATCACCGCCTCGGAGGTCGGCCTCAGCGGGATGACCGTCAAGGGCTCGAAGGAGAACGCCAAGCTGAAGTACGGGATCTACTCCAGCGGCAAGTCGGACGTGACCTTGCAGAATCTGGTCGTGCATTCCATGCCGTCCACGGGGGTCAACCTGATCGGCTCGACCGATTTCACGATCACGGGCGTGACCTCGCGCGACAACAACGGGGCGGGGATCTTCCTCACCGACGTGAAGCGGGGCACCCTGACCGACGTGGCGACCTCGGGGAACGTCTGGACCGGGCTGGCCTTTTCGACGGCCGGCCGCTATCACGCGATCGGTATCGAGGGGGTGGTGATCGCGGGCGCGAGCACGTTCGGCGAGGCCGCCACGGCCAACGGCGGCGTGATGTTCGAGGAGTCCTCCTGGGACGACGTGGGCAAGGTCTACGACCCGTCGAACCCCTACCCGATCACCTTCAGCACCAACCCGGCCGACGGCGCCGACGTGACGTTCAGCACGACGACCCCCCTGCCCTACGTCCTCTCGGGCCCGCAGGACGACGCCTGGTCGGTGCGTCGGCGGTTTTACGCGTCGCTGGATCAGGGGTTGGACGCGGCGTCCGGGGCGCCCGACCACTATCTGAATCACGACCGGGTGCTGGCGACGGTGGGAGCGTCCGGCGCGGCGCGGACGTTCACGGTGGGGCCGTACGCGACGATGAGCATCCAGGCGGCGATCGACGCGGCCGACGTCGGCGACACGGTGCACGTCCAGACCGGGACCTATGCCGAGAACCTCGCGATCGATCAGGCGATCACGCTCGAAGGCGCCGACGGCGCGATCCTCCAGCCCACCTCGGGCGCGGCGGTGGCGATCACCGGGATCGGCTCGGAGGCGAGCCCGATCGCCGTTCGCGGATTCCAGATCCTCGGCGGCGAGCAGGGCGTCCGGCTTCATGGGGAGGTGGGGGGGGTCGTCCTGGAGGATGTGCTGATCAGCGGGACGACCATCGGCGTCGACGCGAGCGACGGGGCGGCCGTCTCCGGCTTCCAACTCCGTTCCAGCGTGATCACCGGCAACGGCACGGGCCTCCTGATCGGCGAGGGGGCGGAAGAGATCTCCATCAACTTCAGCCGGATCGTCGGCAACGCCTCGTCGGCCCTGACGAACCTGTCCGCGACGGCGGTCGACGCGGTCCACAACTGGTGGGGCTCCAACGCCGGGCCGGGCTCGTCCGCGACCGGCGCGGTCACGGCGGCGCCCTACATCGTCCTGAGCCTTTCGAATCCCGGGCCGCTCGTCGTCGGCGGATCGGCCGGGATCACGGTCGATCTGAATCACGACTCGGCCGGGCAGGACGTCTCGGGCCTCGGCCGGATCCCGGGCCTGTCGTTGGTCCACCTCACGCCGGACCTCGGCTCGCTGAGCGAGGACTTGCTCGCGCTGGTCGACGGCGTCGGCTCGACCCTCTTCTCGGCCGGGAGGACGACGGGCCAGGCGACCGTGACAGCCAGCCTCGACGGCGCATCGGCGTCGACGTCGTTCGACGTCCTGAGCCCGCCGCTGTCCCTCGCCGGCCCGGCGTCCGTCGACCAGGGATCGACCTACACCCTGAGTCTCCTGAGCGACGGCTCGCCGGTCGACGTGGGCCTGTGGCGGATCGACTGGGGTGACGGGACGATCGACTTCGTTTCGGGCGGTCTCGCCACGGCGAGTCACGTCTACTCCGGCGTTCCCGGAGCCCGCACGATCTCCGCCACCGCGACGACGACCTCGGGCGTCTTCGACGCGCGGAATACGGTGTCCGTCCGGGTGCTGAACGTGGCGCCGACGGTGGCGATCGTGGGGGCTCCCGGCTCGCTGAACCAGGGCGAGTCGGTGGTTGCGCAGGCGGTGGGCGCGGACCTCGGCGGCGACGCGCTGACGTATGCGTGGACGGTCACCCGTGAAGGGGTGGTGGTCTTCACCGGCGACCAGGCGACGCTGGCGTTCGCGCCGGTGGTCCCGGGCGAGTACGTCGTGAGCGTGACGGCGAGCGACCCTCACGGAGCGTCGGGGCATGCCTCGCAGGCCGTCTCGGTGCTGAACGTGGCGCCGACGGTCGTTATCCCGCCGATCCCCGAGCAAATCGACGCCGCCGCGACCGTCTCGCTCACGGCCCAGGCGGCCGACGTCAATCCCTCGGCGGTCCTCACTTATGCGTGGACGGTCCTGCGCAACGGCACGGTGGTCGCGGTCGGCGACCGGGCCGTGCTCGACTTCACGCCGATCTTCCCCGGCGTGTACGAGGCCGTCGTGGAGGTCTCCGACGGTGAGGGGGGCCTGGTCGGCCGGTCGGTCGTCTTCACGGCCGTCACGGCCAACGCCCCCCCGGCCGTGCAGCAGTCGGTGCAGGATCTCGTGACGAGGACGGACGCCGTCGTCCGTGAGCAGGAGGTGCGCCTGGCCGCCCTGACCGCGCAGTATGGCGAGGCCCCGCCGCCGACGATCCGCCGACTCATGCAGCGGATCATCCAGTCGACCGTCCGCATCCAGGCGATGACCAACCGTCGGATCTTCGCCATCCAGCGGACGTTCAGCCGGATGGCCCGCCGTTGA